A region from the Alosa alosa isolate M-15738 ecotype Scorff River chromosome 7, AALO_Geno_1.1, whole genome shotgun sequence genome encodes:
- the LOC125297399 gene encoding oocyte zinc finger protein XlCOF6-like isoform X1: MDHGPRTQQVDLPNVVVVVKEEYIKEEEYDLKIACQGEDEKPFAELDCKTETDFAGSNVTYPTETWTKTEIEVEIEEEDEEHNYLPESVSDHSYAIQEKIRGQSDELNLQLEGTLHHCSVCRKSFTTLTKLEKHQRTHSVSMNEKKLSCSKARKRSFTALTELKKDQKTHSVRVNENDLSQNRKPHKCAHCEKAFTRATVLKQHMLEHVGEKPHKCILCGKGFSRISQLEFHIQTEEKPLKCIHCRKNFY; this comes from the exons ATGGACCACGGACCACGGACGCAGCAGGTTGACCTGCCtaacgtggtggtggtggtgaaagAAGAATATATAAAAGAGGAGGAATATGACCTTAAGATTGCATGTCAAGGTGAAGACGAAAAGCCCTTTGCAGAGCTTGACTGTAAAACTGAGACAGACTTCGCAGGGTCCAACGTTACTTATCCTACTGAAACATGGACAAAGACGGAGATCGAAGTGGAAATCGAAGAAGAGGACGAAGAGCACAATTATCTGCCGGAAA GTGTATCAGACCACTCGTATGCAATTCAAGAGAAAATCCGTGGACAAAGTGATGAACTCAACCTGCAACTCGAAGGAACGCTGCACCACTGCTCAGTCTGCAGGAAGAGTTTCACGACCCTCACTAAACTTGAGAAACACCAGCGAACACACTCTGTAAGCATGAATGAAAAGAAGTTGTCATGCAGCAAAGCCCGCAAGAGGAGTTTCACAGCTCTGACTGAACTCAAGAAAGACCAGAAAACACACTCTGTTAGGGTGAATGAAAATGATTTGTCACAGAACAGAAAGCCACATAAATGTGCTCATTGTGAAAAAGCATTTACAAGAGCCACAGTACTGAAGCAACACATGCTTGAACACgttggagagaagcctcataaatgtattCTATGCGGGAAAGGTTTTTCACGAATATCACAACTTGAATTTCATATACAAACTGAAGAAAAGCCTCTAAAATGTATCCACTGTAGAAAAAACTTTTATTAA
- the LOC125297399 gene encoding uncharacterized protein LOC125297399 isoform X2 yields the protein MDHGPRTQQVDLPNVVVVVKEEYIKEEEYDLKIACQGEDEKPFAELDCKTETDFAGSNVTYPTETWTKTEIEVEIEEEDEEHNYLPESGNVSCVEDK from the exons ATGGACCACGGACCACGGACGCAGCAGGTTGACCTGCCtaacgtggtggtggtggtgaaagAAGAATATATAAAAGAGGAGGAATATGACCTTAAGATTGCATGTCAAGGTGAAGACGAAAAGCCCTTTGCAGAGCTTGACTGTAAAACTGAGACAGACTTCGCAGGGTCCAACGTTACTTATCCTACTGAAACATGGACAAAGACGGAGATCGAAGTGGAAATCGAAGAAGAGGACGAAGAGCACAATTATCTGCCGGAAA gtgggaatgtgtcctgtgtagaagataagtga